The sequence gctgttggcttcaaatactgtgccagaggacccaagtcggcaggatgggaagagccgctgggaccaaagaccataacttctgttttcttctcattgaggTTCAAGATTCTCACTAAATCTGTTGACTTTCCAAAGATTCTTGgcaactttttttcctttctttcgtTTTCCTCCCAAATCTGTcgctttataaactcgcaaatttgccacgttATAAACTCGCAActatataaagttttttttctcgcaaatttgcgacttcatATAAAGATGATACTCACAGGGAGCCATtgctgtatgaatggcaacaggtggatagaTACATTTCCTGTAACTTTTTCTATCAAGTTGAACTAAATCCTTCCGTCTATCACTATACAGTACATCGCTAGACTCGATGAACTTGTCAGACAGATGGAAAAATAGCTTTGGAGGGTGTGCCATTGATTGCTTTTCTAATGACGCATACTTACAACAAAATCCAACTTTTGTAATGAATACTCAACAAATAAATTTCTAATTATAACGCTATCTTTTTTAAGATGGGTGTATAATATGCAATCAATACAAGCAAAGCACTTAGTGTCCATCTTTTGTGTTATTCGACTTGTATAAAAAGGTATTTTCGCACCACAAGTCGTCAAACAATAACCAGgatgtggatttaaaaaaaaaaaaaaaaaaaaaaaaaattgaaatatatattatatgaatATTATCTTTTGCATTTTTTCTTAATCTACTATATTTTCAACAACAATGTAACTTGTCCAAGTCCATTTCCGCTGCAGACACCGTCAATTGGTGAATGGTGCCGCATGAGTAGCCTACAGGCCtatcttaaagggatcgtttggattttttgacatgaatctcaatttcatcctcacctccagtgtgtgtgattagcactgacttacccctgacattgttctgtgacacgagttctggtccggtgttggacgagaggaaaatagtccagcaagctggctggggtctcgcaaataaagcgtttttcttctaaaaacaatttgtgttcaaaagagtgatacatttgcatcacaatactcttttctgaaaaaaggcagacgccattaccgccggcactacttttctgtttgtttgtatcactgcgcggagtttagtgtgcaaatgtatcactcttttgaacacaaattggttTTCGaacaaaaacgctttatttccatgatcccagccagcttgctggactattttcctctcgtccaacaccggaccagaactcgtgtcacagaacgctgtcaggggtaagtcagtgatgatcgcacactgaaggtgaggatgaaatagagattcatgttaaaaaatcagaacgatccctttaactcattcactgcctttgacaagtatacttgtcaattgtattttttagagcggtgctaaatgggggcgaatctgagcatgctccactgtaaatatcaaacttggaaacaactttactgatgcccgaccaccggtagatgacatcattgccccattttataggaaataaaaagtttcagagtccatgggagaaatggccgtattttggcaaacctacatttttctgctgtcaattataaaagaacgggacgggacaaaaagtagggagtctattctgttatttggtagattcggtttatatataattattgaatgtaatatcacgcgagtattggaaatgtaaaaattttctataatgactggcagtgaatgagttaataccctGAGTCAAGATTTTTATCACCCCTCTTCAGAAGTCGGCTCTCCAACTCGGTAGGGAAACACTTGCTAGTCTGACATAGAATTTGTGCTGTCTCCAAAATCAACCTGACACTAACATTTTGATGGCCGTTTCCCAATCCATGCAATTAACAGTTTCATGATTTATGACTAAAAAAACACTACTAGCgcactctgacaatgagagcgccaccaCCACCTCCAGTCGCGGATGTGCAATTAAACTTTATTCTAGTACAGCAAACAATAAACATGCTCCTGGAGGTGACACGACACTGCACTGGCGCTGCACCGTGCCTCTATTATTTGAGAAAGACTGCCTGAGAATTTCAGTTCACACACTCGACTGCCTGTCGGGTTGGTGTCTTGCTCAGGGCCATCGTCAGGAGTCAAGTAGCAGACTAGCATCTTATATGTTCCTTAATATTCCTGAAGCATtaggacttttatttttatttatttattctaaatCAAGGGTTTATTTCagggcggcacagtggttgattggttagcacgtccgcctcccagtactgaggactcgggttcgagtccaggctccagccttcctgggtggagtttgcatgttctccctgtacctgcatgggtcttctccgggtattccggtctcctcccacattccaaagacatgcatggcaggttaattgggcgctccgaattgtccctagtgtgcttgtgagtgtggatggttgttcgtctctgtgtgccctgcgattggctggcaatcggTTCAAGGCGTAccctgcccatagccagctgggataggctccagcaccccctcgacccttgtgaggtgcaagcggttcagaaaatggatggatggatggatttatttcaCAGCAAAACAAGTCCTTTCACTCTGTTTTGTTAAAATGTGGTGATCATCATAAATAATGACACTACAAAACATATTGCACCATCATGGCGGCTACagtatttgaaaatgtgattatAATGTTTAGAATTTTCACAGGAATGACAGAGTAGAGAGTTATTTGCATTATAATCAATtgcaatatatacatataaaacaGTGTTGTACAGTTTACACCTTTCGGTCAGTATCGGGGGGCGGGTCTCTTATTTAGCCCCTCCCCCTGGACATCAAATGGCACAAATTCACATTTATCAAATTTCTACTTGCACAGAAGTCTTCTAAATCAAATTTACAGTACTTCTCAAGTTATCActatacatttgataccactttgtCTACTAATAATGGAAAAACGTGTTAAGTTAAAGTGATGGTGTGTAATAGCTGACCACTAGATGTTGCTAAATCATAGAATGAAACTAAAGCGCATGCATTTTGAATCATGCacactacggtggctcagagagaccacacgtCGCGAGCCTACCACCAAATCTTTATTTTGCGTGAGCGAACAAACCCCTTGGCGAGCGACGGCGACTTGGCACCCGGTGTGAAGACCGGTGAGCAACGCTAAAAGCAGCTCGCGAGATaagccagcaaaaaaaaaaaaaaaaacgggaaaaaactattacccgtattttccgcactataaggcgcaccgcattataaggcgcaccttcaatgaatgacatattttaaaactttttccatatataaggcactacagtagaggctggggttacgttatgcatccattagatggtgctgcgctaaagggaatgtcaacaaaacagtcagataggtcagtcaaactttattaatagattacaaaccagctttctgacaactccattcactcccaaaataaataaacagctgttttattattttctctgaggcaaagtattagtattagctcgcgatccaagatggcggaatcttctgcacatgcgcgtcaccgatcgtgcagggtcaccgacagCGTCTTGACAgagagacctgttgtggctcaatattgatccatatataaggcgcactggattataatgcgcatggtcagcttttgaaaaaattgaaggcttttaggtgtgccttatagtcgtgaaaatacggtaactcattcactcccagccattttcagtagaGCAACCACCTTCGCTCCCGgccattttactggattttgactgatcttgcaaggcccacagaatattcagaTAATTCAGTTCTATATaaacatggaacccatcaaaagaaagattagactctctcCTTTCAGCAGAAGAAAAGTGTTTTTCTAACTTTTTCCGTTCTTTAGAAATCAGCATTAGAAAATAGCTTCGTTTGATCAATTTCCCAATTTCTGactaaaaaaaccccccaaaaaacagagaAATTGAGTTTTTTGTAAAAGCATACATTTCAAACATAACTTTGACTTTAAAACAgctattttttgcttttgtgacaTCCCAAACATCTAAACAATTCTTTCCTTCTACAAAATAACATCaacaatacaaaacaacaacaatacaaaAAGAGCTTTTGATAACAAAGTaacaatttatttatacataaaCAACAACTGTTATTTCAAACATATATACTGCTgcatcatgacaaaaaaaaaaaaaaatctattcaccTTTCTTTGCACCTCCAACATGTGTGGAAACACCTTTGCTGATGTTTGCATGACCTGTAATTCATTGAAACATGATCAATTACTACAAATCGTAATTTGTAGTTGTAGttcaaagtggaaaaaaatgtttttacttcaCCTTTGCTTGCACTGCCAGCCAACACGTGTGGTGACGTTTGCCGATGGGTGCACTAGCTGTAATTTATAGATGTAATCAATTACCACACAGTATATTGTGTAGCTGCAATGtgaagtgtaaaaaaaagaagaagcttttATCACCTTGTTTTGCGCTGGGGATAAAACCGCTAGTGTTATGTGAGATCACCAGAAATTATGTTGTTTGCTACAGGGTGGATGGAGTCGGTGGACTTTTCCTGTCACATACACGTCACATTTTAACGTTATTGTATATGATGAACTCGCGATTGTTCAAGCTATGATAAGCTGAGCTAACACCTACCTCCATGTGTTGGTGGGTCAGGGGAAGGCTCTCGGCTACTCCTGGTCAGCCGGACTCACAGTAATCTGATGAGTCCGGATCAAGGTCTGGctcacttttttcttcttctccatcatcatcgtcattggATTCAACCTCGGGCTGAGGAGTAACGCGACGTGAGCTCCGCAAAACGCGCGTGGAACGCGAGACTGTTGTGGCCGAAGGTGTCTCGGCAGACGGGGTAAACTTTTTCCTCACCCTCGTAGATTTTTTGGAATCTTTCTTTGACGATTGTGTCATTTTCTTTCCAAAACACTCTTGCAGTGTCATTTGCCTGTTGCTTTCCATCTTTCTCCACGTTTTCCTCACTCTTTTTTTCACCGCCGATGTATTCTTTCTCACTTCTTGACTTTTCCCTCCCACTTTTTTTAATGGTCCCAGATGAGCTCTTAGTGTGCTACTGCCCTCCACTggccatttttattgctttaaaatcgCTTTTGAGCATTGCGCTTCATAAGGAAGTTGCATCAGAATCTACTGATGCCTCttgtgaaaaaaatcaaatcaaatcaaatgacgtataaatacgttattgGGCCACTTAGCAAAGCtaaaatataacgtatttatacgtttttgggagcaaatgagttaaaagcttgTGAGAGCAAAGCAGTTGGTGACAAGCGACGGGAGTCGGAATCACGTCGACGGCGACCACCTCCAGTCCCCAGCGGTTGACCACCAGAGCTAACTACGTGCACGAAGGTGGAGGCGAAATATGTCAGCCTCTTGTAAAATAGATGCTCCAGCAATGATTACTAGACCtactatttcattttttaaaaatgtaggttgatgtgatagaacatattttttgcatattatagaaatagtgtttatatatatatatatatatatatatatatataattgaatgaattattacttcaccactagatggtgctaatgATTAAACTTTAGTGAAACACGCACTTTAAGTCACCTAACTTCGAGAAGCGCAAACAGAGCTTTAGGGGCGCCCATGTTTGGACTTCTGGATCTTGCATCCACCCATGCCGTGTATGTACATGCGTATGTTGTTTCTATTTGTTATCTTCCTTGTCTACTCCGCTGCGTGTCAGACAGTACGTTCTCAAAGCAGACCAGCCGCCGCTGACATGGGCCcgcccaaaacacacacaatggaACTGACGAGTAATGACTTGGGATGTaaccatatccaaacatcatacaatgttatcatgatatgaagctcacaatacgataattatcagaaTAAAGGTtagaatattgtaaaaaaaaaaaaaaaaaaagagtgttaaaagaaagcacaatattgtgcttttgtaaattacagcaatgcatataaaccacctacaatttctaataacacttcatattgacacctgtacttgctaatgcacgcacagaCTGAGTTCACAaccatattacattcccctttaCCTGAGGATTATAGTGGATTTTAAACGTAAGAAGGGCTAAAACATGTgtcgtgaaaattaaactgcactaaaaaactagccacaggagggtgctagaactgcacacatggaaatcaacctggtctttttaacagatgcgctGCTTTTCATATCGTGGCATGACGAcatacgatattgtggcagttttgatatcgcaatatcacaatattgccgttatcgttacatccctagtaatgacTATGCCCAATACATCCGCACCACTTCATTAAAGTGGAATTCTGCTTGTTCAACTAAttgccagactttgaaaatagaTTAACGGCgatatgtttttgtgtgtgtgcgatgTGTGTTCCCTGAATGTGATGCATCACATGTGTGGGAAATATACTGTAAAACAAATGCTATAGACATGACACGACATCCGGAATCTCATCCCTACTTCATCTTCAAGCCAACGACGCTTGATGATTATCGACaacgtgctagcaaccagtggtgctacctgaccagaatcgaggctgGAATCGCTTGAACAGCAATGGGCAGagtgcaagccgatctactcctctggaaagcacaacatgtgtgaaagctgatccgtggtcagcgaagaccctactggtgaaagagaagaattgcgcttgccttggctgctcgcctggcggggtgggcttgctggtggcgtctggggatcgactcaccagttccaaatgactgggactagccacaatctacacacggacattcaagatgaactgagtgagcagtgtctgggatagtatgggatggataacgataaaaattaatgactattctaaataatgtacatgattgatgcgttatagtaatgggtcgatggggacgggtctcgaataagcttcggcttctacccgtcagcccttctttcggatgtcaatgttgcaaatgatgtgatgtgattgatgtaagctgtaatgtgtccgaaaggaaaaaatgaataaactaaaaactaaaaatgattttcaagaaaagcaaaaatcacgcaaacacatttttaattgcaGAAACAGGTTCCTTCATTTATTAGTGACAAGCCTTAATGCTTTTCTTGACTGACCACAACCATTAACAGCTGAatggtgaagaagaagaaaaagggatAGGTGAATAAACCTGGAAACAAGACAGTTATCCCCGAAGTATTTTGTTCTCATCCAGAAGGTAAGACAGACGACATGATGGACTGATTAGTGTTTCTTGACATGCACTCCCTTGGCACAAATAAATGGGCTGAGATCTGAACATACGTCATCGTGCCAAtgttcatctgtttaaaaataaataaattatgacaTTAAATCCTTTGAAAAGTGAATTTTGTTTACAGTTCTACAAAGTAAAGAAATGAGGGTTTTACCTGAAGCCTCAATGTCCACACAGTCCTCATCATCTACGACTGAACCGTCATCTGGCTGACCAGGCGCAAAGTCGTTGTAATTGTCAGGAGAGCCATCAGTCCAGATGAAGTTACCCTCCTGGAAGAGAAAATGTGAATGAAGCACAAGATGATAACTGTTTGCCGTTCCATCTGATTTTCACAGATTATTAGCATAATACAGGATCATTGTGAAACTGATGTCTGGCATCGTACTAGATTCGAAAGGAGGAAGGTGTTGAACAAGATTAGGCGattgtaatgtaaaaaatatatatatattgaaagcAAAGTACATTTATAAAGTTGAACgccgaacattttttttttaacatctttcAATTTGAGCTGGTGAGGAGACACATTCTTTCTACGTGACAAATATATTTCGACTGAACACAATCGACAAGATTCAATCACACTGATCAGAGTTTTACCTCGAGAGGATCTGCGTATCCAATCCAGGTGTCTTCGAAAGTACCAGCGGCTTCCCGAATGATTTCAATGATCACTTGGTTCTCCAGGTCACTGTAGATGGAGGCCAGATTCCCACCaagaactttgcacactctctggagtgaaaaaacaaaaacagtgtgtTCAAAACTGCAATGAGCTGTTTCTGTATCACGTCGCAGCTACTGTGTGACGGTCTTCCCAACCTCGGCATCATAAAAACTTCTCTCATCATGTAGGTAG is a genomic window of Festucalex cinctus isolate MCC-2025b chromosome 2, RoL_Fcin_1.0, whole genome shotgun sequence containing:
- the LOC144014117 gene encoding galactose-specific lectin nattectin-like, with the translated sequence MCHVTRRSAHLTFQGCVNPAYKRTACCHCQHQASLTAKMASALRSLLLLCGICGLMTGISCQTLKGYCPKGWTRLNDRCFIYLHDERSFYDAERVCKVLGGNLASIYSDLENQVIIEIIREAAGTFEDTWIGYADPLEEGNFIWTDGSPDNYNDFAPGQPDDGSVVDDEDCVDIEASDEHWHDDVCSDLSPFICAKGVHVKKH